A single genomic interval of Alistipes provencensis harbors:
- a CDS encoding KpsF/GutQ family sugar-phosphate isomerase produces the protein MTDTTKAQILAVARKAIHTEMLTLKHLEETLGDEFATAVEMILESRGKCIITGMGKSGLVGRKIAATLASTGTPSFFLHPGEAFHGDLGMISKEDIVVALSYSGETDEILKIVPFIHSNGNRIVSMTGNPESALAKNSDVHLDVGVREEACILHLAPTSSTTAQIAMGDALAVSLMQMRGFTSVDFARLHPGGSLGRRLLMTVGNVMRDHDLPVVAPDCPAAEMIHAISKGGLGLIVICDGDRIEGIVTDGDVRRAMERLRGEFFNIKAADIATRNPKTISPDEKLIEAEKMMTRNKVTSLLVTDAAGKLSGVIQIYDIKL, from the coding sequence ATGACCGATACAACAAAGGCGCAGATTCTCGCGGTGGCCCGCAAGGCGATCCATACGGAGATGCTGACGCTCAAGCATTTGGAAGAGACTTTGGGCGACGAGTTCGCCACGGCCGTGGAGATGATCCTCGAAAGCCGCGGCAAGTGTATCATCACGGGCATGGGCAAGTCGGGCCTCGTGGGGCGCAAGATCGCCGCGACGCTCGCCTCGACCGGCACCCCGAGCTTTTTCCTCCACCCCGGGGAGGCTTTCCACGGCGATCTGGGCATGATCTCGAAGGAGGATATCGTGGTGGCGCTCTCCTATTCGGGCGAGACGGACGAGATTCTGAAAATCGTCCCCTTCATCCACTCCAACGGCAACAGGATCGTTTCGATGACCGGGAATCCCGAGTCGGCGCTGGCCAAGAATTCCGACGTGCATCTGGATGTCGGGGTCCGCGAAGAGGCCTGCATCCTGCATCTCGCACCCACCTCGTCGACCACGGCCCAGATCGCCATGGGCGATGCGCTGGCTGTGTCGCTGATGCAGATGCGGGGTTTCACGAGCGTCGATTTCGCGCGCCTGCACCCGGGCGGAAGCCTCGGGCGGCGCCTGCTGATGACCGTGGGCAACGTCATGCGCGACCACGACCTGCCGGTCGTGGCACCCGACTGCCCGGCGGCGGAGATGATCCACGCCATTTCGAAGGGCGGGCTGGGGCTGATCGTGATCTGCGACGGCGACCGCATCGAGGGCATCGTCACCGACGGCGACGTGCGCCGCGCGATGGAGCGTCTGCGCGGGGAGTTCTTCAACATCAAGGCCGCCGACATCGCCACGCGCAACCCCAAGACCATCTCACCGGATGAGAAGCTGATCGAAGCCGAGAAGATGATGACCCGCAA